The Huiozyma naganishii CBS 8797 chromosome 3, complete genome genome contains a region encoding:
- the KNAG0C00120 gene encoding uncharacterized protein, producing MASEEASKIILVCCTREQVDVLTRNLRAHGPLSINEQLSDADQEYTMQMFTEDPLKGFIGTKRGRGIDVHKLEFVVLVNYLSQIDEFVQAAGRIRGEGLYAVLWSSSSGGGTSATVISGCLTPQLNHFYGLNQKNMWAAVGTTTRRTSAQLNLPSGCFQKWWSFPY from the coding sequence ATGGCCTCCGAAGAAGCCTCAAAGATTATATTGGTTTGCTGCACAAGGGAACAGGTAGATGTACTAACGAGGAATCTACGCGCACACGGTCCACTTTCCATTAATGAACAACTCAGCGATGCAGATCAGGAATATACCATGCAAATGTTTACCGAGGATCCGTTAAAAGGTTTCATCGGTACAAAGCGTGGCAGAGGTATCGATGTGCATAAATTAGAgtttgttgttcttgtaaaTTATCTCTCCCAAATCGACGAATTTGTCCAAGCTGCCGGGAGGATACGAGGAGAAGGATTGTATGCGGTCCTTTGGTCGTCCTctagtggtggtggtacttCGGCGACTGTAATCTCCGGATGCTTAACTCCACAGCTGAACCATTTCTACGGGCtaaaccaaaaaaacatgTGGGCTGCTGTGGGAACTACAACTCGACGAACCTCCGCTCAGTTGAATTTGCCGAGCGGgtgtttccaaaaatgGTGGAGTTTCCCATACTGA
- the KNAG0C00130 gene encoding uncharacterized protein — MSFVFVPRIPLKTNMITRLKTKGLLEVADVAELWRNRLNVEEDALSADVYVGAFHDMGTAFCKRLINNWYGTSKKTILGLVVIDEFQNFETEFSIRPGSYESIGRIKLQLAWKVLVLSSTLGCQGFATALERLGFEMPLTTEPSLGEQCYVHDLVHELPLANSIKWFGGVFCLRRAWRGLKYW, encoded by the coding sequence ATGTCTTTTGTGTTCGTGCCTCGCATTCCTTTGAAGACCAATATGATTACCCGTTTAAAGACCAAGGGTTTGTTAGAAGTAGCGGATGTAGCTGAGCTGTGGAGGAATCGATTGaatgttgaagaggacgCACTGTCCGCTGATGTATATGTCGGGGCGTTTCACGATATGGGAACTGCTTTTTGCAAGAGACTAATCAACAACTGGTACGGCACTTCCAAGAAAACAATTCTCGGCCTGGTTGTAATTGATGAGTTTCAAAACTTCGAAACAGAGTTTAGCATCCGCCCAGGATCTTACGAATCGATTGGCAGGATCAAACTTCAACTGGCATGGAAGGTTCTGGTGCTCTCCAGCACTTTAGGGTGCCAGGGGTTTGCGACCGCTCTAGAGAGATTAGGATTCGAGATGCCGTTAACTACGGAACCTTCACTGGGTGAACAATGCTATGTCCACGACCTGGTACACGAACTGCCGCTGGCCAATTCTATCAAGTGGTTTGGGGGTGTGTTTTGCCTGAGGCGTGCCTGGAGAGGGCTCAAGTACTGGTGA
- the KNAG0C00140 gene encoding uncharacterized protein: MNVRHTWCLFHEQTSEFPPKYPLHTQKEYAQLVSPFLYYDSVAHMLSHATGLSKPVPVFDLWIGLQITGEFKQTYAQYWSEIVTDARYAKYFAFLVQLAAFNYQKTTDERSVFISVEDLRRVLHAVQAWIMFAAQYPKTLHDNEDISNVFTGKRSQAWVSLTKTHSLLCDQLKRESKVVKDLGPFQCTVGDKKLSNEYLVELYSDHQREFNNAMRDPRELFNNVLTVDFLARRLLRDRTIDVSEDQGTVDSSTLCRKHRGRCAPVQEASSICS, from the coding sequence ATGAATGTACGGCACACTTGGTGCTTGTTCCACGAACAGACTAGTGAGTTTCCACCCAAATATCCACTACACACTCAAAAGGAATACGCTCAACTAGTGTCGCCGTTTTTGTACTACGACTCAGTAGCGCACATGCTCAGCCACGCAACGGGACTTTCAAAGCCAGTGCCAGTTTTTGACTTGTGGATCGGATTGCAGATTACAGGAGAGTTTAAACAAACGTACGCACAGTACTGGTCGGAGATTGTCACTGACGCTCGCTACGCAAAGTACTTCGCTTTTTTGGTGCAACTCGCCGCTTTTAATTACCAAAAGACAACAGACGAACGCTCAGTATTTATTAGCGTAGAGGACCTCCGCCGCGTACTGCATGCCGTGCAGGCATGGATAATGTTTGCTGCTCAGTACCCAAAAACCTTGCACGATAACGAGGATATTAGCAACGTATTCACCGGTAAAAGATCACAGGCGTGGGTGTCGCTTACTAAGACGCACTCTCTACTGTGCGACCAGCTGAAGAGGGAAAGCAAAGTGGTCAAAGACCTCGGACCCTTCCAGTGCACCGTGGGAGACAAGAAGCTATCGAACGAGTACCTTGTGGAACTGTACAGCGACCACCAGCGCGAGTTCAACAATGCAATGCGGGATCCTAGAGAGCTTTTCAATAATGTTCTGACCGTGGACTTTCTTGCGCGCCGATTGCTCAGGGACCGGACCATCGATGTTTCCGAGGACCAAGGAACTGTCGATTCGTCAACTCTTTGTAGAAAACACCGCGGCAGATGCGCTCCCGTGCAAGAGGCAAGCAGTATCTGCTCATGA
- the HMLALPHA1 gene encoding transcriptional co-activator mating type protein alpha (similar to Saccharomyces cerevisiae HMLALPHA1 (YCL066W); ancestral locus Anc_1.1), with amino-acid sequence MFSKKPLFKMNITQSHSSNKSIRKRTRRPNLNSFASTNAAKNTPKIPDPNIIRAVLFRNLNDDRNIISHDDSSSLSAKTIRSPREICKHGSLNSFIAFRAYYSQFANGINQNKLSSILSKFWKSNQSQQTFWDRLTEQYKQIDRL; translated from the coding sequence ATGTTTAGCAAAAAACCTCTATTCAAGATGAACATCACCCAGAGCCACAGTTCAAATAAAAGTATCAGAAAACGAACCAGAAGACCTAACTTGAACTCTTTTGCTTCCACAAATGCAGCAAAAAATACACCAAAAATCCCAGATCCTAATATAATCCGAGCAGTCTTATTTAGAAACCTAAACGATGATAGGAACATCATCTCACATGACGACTCTTCATCCCTCAGCGCCAAAACTATAAGGAGCCCTAGGGAAATTTGTAAGCATGGATCTTTAAATTCATTCATTGCTTTTAGAGCCTACTATTCTCAGTTCGCAAACGGCATAAATCAAAACAAACTCTCATCTATACTTTCCAAATTCTGGAAGTCAAATCAAAGTCAACAAACATTTTGGGACCGTTTAACGGAGCAGTATAAACAAATAGATCGACTATAG
- the HMLALPHA2 gene encoding homeodomain mating type protein alpha2 (similar to Saccharomyces cerevisiae HMLALPHA2 (YCL067C); ancestral locus Anc_1.2) yields the protein MNRIEIQDLLNNQDCSSLDKDFKNINSQLLEICSNFPKELLSNHGELQMQLQGILLFLTKLVGKNDLSVTLKNEARMTYQFSKIIASLLKSFEDFFFERKEYNDPATSENEFVFSVVTQDMMNKRKESMRPCRGHRFSSNSTETLEDWYKKHHEKPYLDKRSLHELEFKTKLSKMQIRNWVSNRRRKEKSIHVSPVIQDLLQE from the coding sequence ATGAATAGAATAGAGATACAAGACCTGTTGAATAATCAAGACTGTTCCAGTCTTGATAAagacttcaaaaacatcaaCAGCCAACTACTCGAAATATGCTCGAACTTTCCGAAAGAGCTCCTTTCTAATCATGGGGAGTTGCAAATGCAACTCCAAGGTattctgttgtttttgaCGAAGCTAGTGGGTAAGAATGACTTGTCAgtaactttgaaaaatgaaGCAAGAATGACCTATCAATTTAGTAAAATCATAGCttcgttgttgaagagctttgaagatttcttttttgagaGAAAAGAATATAACGATCCGGCTACTAGTGAGAATGAGTTTGTATTTAGTGTTGTCACGCAAGACATGATGAATAAACGGAAAGAAAGTATGAGACCTTGTCGAGGACACCGCTTTTCTAGCAATAGCACTGAAACTCTAGAAGATTGGTATAAGAAGCATCATGAAAAACCGTACTTAGATAAGAGAAGTTTACACGAGCTAGAGTTTAAAACCAAGCTTTCTAAGATGCAAATAAGAAACTGGGTTTCGAATCGAAGACGGAAAGAGAAGAGCATCCATGTCTCGCCTGTTATCCAAGATTTGCTACAAGAATGA
- the CHA1 gene encoding L-serine/L-threonine ammonia-lyase CHA1 (similar to Saccharomyces cerevisiae CHA1 (YCL064C); ancestral locus Anc_1.3), with protein MSLVYNKTPLLRQFFPGKNLPQLFLKYECLQPSGSFKSRGIGNLILKNAMRIQKIGERRAHVFASSGGNAGFAAATACQRLSLPCTVVVPTATKTRMVEKIRNTGAKVIVNGAHWKEADQHLKKTVMSQIDLKTTEPIYVHPFDNPDIWEGHATLVDEIMETLNSQKIQTENVKGIVCSVGGGGLYNGIMQGLEKHGLAEKIPIVGVETRGCHVLNTSLNLNKQIEFEKITSIATSLGTASISKQTFELAKKYNTRSVVVDDSKVIETCLKYTRDFNMVAEPACGAALHLAYNVDILEKALGHSLTPNDVILVIACGGSSNTLKDLEDTLVTLNSKSIPSPPEYWIPSQVLKKTHIKQL; from the coding sequence ATGTCACTAGTTTATAACAAGACCCCATTGCTCCGCCAGTTTTTCCCGGGCAAAAATCTACCTCAactttttttgaagtatgAATGTTTGCAACCAAGTGGGTCGTTCAAAAGCAGAGGTATTGGGaatttgattttgaagaatgcGATGAggattcaaaaaatcgGTGAAAGACGCGCCCACGTTTTTGCGAGTTCCGGTGGGAATGCTGGGTTTGCCGCAGCGACAGCGTGTCAGAGATTGTCCCTTCCATGCACCGTGGTTGTTCCAACTGCTACCAAGACTCGAATGGTGGAAAAGATTCGCAACACGGGCGCTAAAGTGATAGTCAATGGTGCCCATTGGAAGGAGGCCGACCAACATCTCAAAAAAACAGTTATGAGCCAAATTGATTTGAAGACTACGGAACCCATTTACGTTCACCCCTTCGATAATCCAGATATTTGGGAAGGCCACGCCACTTTGGTAGATGAAATTATGGAAACTTTGAACTCACAGAAAATCCAAACTGAAAATGTGAAAGGTATTGTGTGTAGTGTTGGAGGCGGAGGTCTTTACAACGGTATAATGCAAGGGTTAGAGAAACATGGCCTTGCGGAAAAGATCCCCATTGTAGGCGTTGAAACTAGGGGTTGCCATGTTCTTAACACTTCGCTGAATTTGAATAAACAGATcgaatttgaaaaaatcacTAGTATCGCAACGTCATTAGGTACTGCCAGCATCTCCAAACAAACATTCGAGCTTGCTAAAAAGTACAATACTCGCTCTGTTGTGGTAGACGATTCCAAGGTCATAGAAACGTGCTTAAAATACACGAGGGACTTCAACATGGTGGCAGAACCCGCCTGTGGGGCTGCGCTTCATTTGGCTTACAATGTAGACATATTGGAAAAAGCATTGGGCCATAGCCTAACTCCCAACGATGTAATCCTTGTCATTGCTTGCGGAGGGTCCTCtaacactttgaaagatctCGAAGACACCTTGGTCACACTAAATAGCAAGTCAATTCCATCACCTCCTGAGTACTGGATCCCATCACAGGTGTTGAAAAAAACTCATATAAAACAATTATAG
- the VAC17 gene encoding Vac17p (similar to Saccharomyces cerevisiae VAC17 (YCL063W); ancestral locus Anc_1.4) codes for MDCLEDVTDRLLIRSQDAILQLELWVQQQEKLLLTDHASVDRKKFEAIAQQRNLHLSQLNSLCLRSRYIKEKLASERNICSIRKGRRSYIENLVYEFQDIAMSLNELSETNRKNGSPVSQATTNSSDSFEPKPLRILERQRTCNAKSPTKRNSNHIKIPRETEKSDFTENVADCLHSSLPSSPLRGSNGSQQTIRLTKSYHESLNGQKPTSHSPLMNPFNAKNRLSLYLFDNIDEKELTPCDDDNSDQETVMYNSPVVSKGAAFEPLRRYNSHESILSVAKKAPIHSSAQKLQFYPSATNGTTSAQSVFVSSKPVYTKPLSVQSRSKDLLSSIAHAEASKDTKTTSVFNGWNLFGKSSTAAITSEVGTCAISQKKHSAIKTNRRYITGDTLVISTSNRPRLSRSSVRQPHGYNRHTSPITPIVDHQVRQNELSEALETELLL; via the coding sequence ATGGATTGCTTGGAAGATGTCACGGATCGACTTCTGATACGGTCACAGGATGCTATCTTACAATTGGAACTGTGggtgcagcagcaggaAAAGCTGCTATTGACGGATCATGCGTCAGTGGATAGGAAAAAGTTCGAAGCCATTGCACAGCAACGGAACTTGCATCTATCTCAATTAAACTCGCTGTGTCTAAGGTCAAGATACATTAAGGAAAAACTGGCAAGCGAAAGAAACATCTGTTCCATACGCAAGGGCAGGCGGTCCTATATCGAAAATCTGGTGTACGAATTCCAAGACATTGCCATGAGTCTAAACGAACTTTCAGAAACCAATAGGAAGAATGGCTCTCCAGTATCTCAAGCTACCACAAACAGTAGCGACTCCTTTGAACCCAAGCCTCTAAGAATCCTTGAAAGACAAAGAACTTGTAACGCCAAATCACCCACTAAACGCAATAGCAATCATATCAAGATCCCTCGGGAGACGGAGAAGAGTGACTTTACGGAGAACGTTGCTGATTGTTTGCATAGTTCTTTACCGAGTTCCCCCCTGCGAGGCTCAAATGGTAGTCAACAAACGATACGCTTGACTAAATCCTACCATGAAAGCTTGAACGGCCAAAAACCGACCAGCCACTCGCCCTTAATGAATCCTTTCAATGCCAAAAATAGACTTTCGTTGTACCTGTTTGATAATATAGATGAGAAAGAGCTCACACCCTGTGATGACGACAATTCAGATCAAGAGACTGTTATGTACAACAGCCCTGTAGTTTCCAAAGGTGCAGCTTTCGAACCATTAAGAAGATATAATTCTCATGAGAGCATACTATCTGTGGCCAAAAAGGCACCGATACATTCATCTGCCCAAAAGTTGCAGTTTTATCCCTCAGCTACCAATGGTACAACGTCTGCACAAAGTGTGTTCGTCTCCAGTAAACCTGTTTACACGAAACCGCTCTCTGTACAGTCTCGGTCAAAAGATTTATTATCGTCTATCGCGCACGCCGAAGCATCTAAGGATACTAAGACAACCTCTGTGTTTAACGGCTGGAACTTATTTGGTAAAAGTTCTACTGCCGCTATTACCTCAGAGGTTGGAACCTGCGCCATTTCCCAGAAGAAGCATTCCGCTATAAAAACAAATAGACGATATATAACTGGAGATACACTGGTCATATCTACTTCAAACCGACCCCGCTTATCAAGAAGCTCGGTCAGACAACCTCATGGGTACAACAGACATACCTCCCCGATTACTCCAATCGTTGACCACCAAGTACGACAAAACGAATTGAGCGAAGCCTTGGAGACAGAGCTATTGTTATAA
- the KNAG0C00210 gene encoding uncharacterized protein has product MGSCMTPKENIALKKFTKIQNACTELRNSMEIIYENALTEDELTSLTTGSEIEKFIAFTPACMISTYLANARSSVDIVKICDYYKFDENIWSSTALIKEPIITNPILEFLVLAHKKLQKSNTAKNNELLQFVGDSWLKSLIASILYKKFPHASAKALEKLKSDLLTNETLDLWSANNRLLKSLPDLVTKMHPNASEEEVLNYRRSCFKAYIGALILDRSHHELNDVVSWLSSLCETRVGILKAQNLRGLYAKNLKEQLVQFMEGNKSEKPLKFITTHIGASHSCKVVIGSTVLGTARGVTAVEAERKAASIVLGNVELLTKYTVYSDSVPIYQKPLASNNSENSEEKAVIAESEAVKENENAENERAKIFSPIDDEKLTEHILSKLSERLESMVSEITLKILQEKNISSPDNNENSTKPVPDAPIATVSTENTENGSVSELHAEQKEPVDDLMEPNFSVAMESEEPAENLISKGLDFASNNPATLFNKVKQPEVSTKPVEKREFSDATTYHNRTHLNSFIPDRKLSTPPMDEPVNNSNPHQHIAIPPLPAMIERKATDAAHVKEEVVAQKSAETNDHQSPVVSRQYEHAAEHPQSNASLTGASKLPLQHQFDKTAKAQVYGAVGRLNMFPEYVTVQLGVNDFYSCCSIKGEPDSLMGEGRGFSKKIAEQVAAGAALQSDKWRILSEKKKKAAAALFGVDILEDTTDDPMKTGNKNEVDHYKHFQPEPEPEVEKPIVHTSCDKTAMGRLQALLGEAGFIPEYKTRMLAPSHFYSTCNVRGTSVLLAEGHGLTKLVSQQIAAENAMFNSSIDEFLED; this is encoded by the coding sequence ATGGGGAGTTGCATGACACCGAAGGAGAATATTGCTCTCAAGAAATTTACCAAAATCCAGAATGCTTGCACGGAGCTGAGAAATAGTATGGAAATCATTTATGAGAATGCTTTGACCGAAGATGAGTTGACTTCTCTTACTACGGGCTCAGAGATTGAAAAGTTTATCGCCTTTACACCTGCTTGTATGATCTCCACATATTTAGCAAACGCAAGGTCGTCTGTTGATATTGTCAAGATTTGTGATTACTACAAGTTCGACGAGAACATTTGGAGTAGCACGGCATTAATCAAAGAGCCAATTATCACAAACCCTATTTTAGAATTCCTGGTCTTAGCTCACAAAAAATTACAGAAGTCGAACACTGCCAAGAACAATGAATTACTACAGTTTGTTGGGGACAGCTGGCTGAAAAGTCTAATTGCTTCTATTTTGTATAAAAAGTTTCCTCATGCCAGTGCAAAGGCTCTCGAAAAGCTGAAGTCTGATCTTTTAACCAATGAAACCTTAGATCTATGGAGTGCCAACAACAGGTTGCTTAAATCCTTACCTGACCTCGTCACAAAGATGCATCCCAATGcatctgaagaagaagtccTGAATTACCGTCGTTCCTGCTTCAAGGCTTATATTGGGGCACTAATATTGGACAGATCTCATCATGAATTAAACGATGTCGTTTCTTGGCTGTCATCCTTATGCGAAACTAGAGTTGGAATTCTCAAAGCCCAAAACTTGAGAGGCTTGTATGCtaagaacttgaaggaacaACTGGTTCAATTTATGGAGGGAAATAAATCGGAAAAACCTCTGAAATTTATCACAACGCACATCGGTGCTTCCCATTCCTGTAAGGTTGTGATCGGCAGTACAGTGTTGGGAACTGCCCGTGGCGTGACTGCCGTTGAAGCTGAACGGAAGGCAGCTTCTATTGTACTGGGTAACGTAGAACTGTTAACCAAGTACACGGTGTATTCAGATTCTGTTCCAATCTACCAAAAGCCATTAGCCTCGAACAATTCTGAAAATAGCGAGGAAAAGGCTGTCATAGCCGAGTCCGAAGCGGTgaaagaaaacgaaaacGCTGAGAACGAGAGAGCCAAAATTTTCTCTCCAATAGATGACGAGAAATTGACAGAGCATATTTTAAGCAAATTGAGTGAAAGACTCGAGTCCATGGTATCGGAAATaactttgaagattctacaagaaaaaaatatcagcAGTCCAGACAATAATGAAAACTCCACCAAACCTGTACCAGATGCTCCAATTGCAACCGTTTCCACCGAAAATACAGAGAATGGCTCCGTATCCGAACTTCATGCTGAACAAAAGGAACCTGTTGATGATTTGATGGAACCCAATTTCTCTGTTGCTATGGAATCAGAAGAACCAGCCGAAAATTTGATTTCAAAGGGACTAGACTTTGCTTCGAATAACCCTGCGACTCTGTTTAACAAAGTTAAACAACCGGAGGTAAGCACTAAACCAGTTGAAAAAAGGGAATTTTCGGATGCTACCACATATCATAATCGAACCCACCTTAACTCTTTCATTCCTGACCGTAAGTTATCGACTCCTCCAATGGATGAGCCCGTtaacaacagcaacccaCACCAACATATTGCGATTCCACCGTTGCCTGCTATGATTGAAAGAAAGGCGACAGATGCAGCTCACGTCAAAGAGGAAGTAGTGGCTCAAAAAAGTGCCGAAACAAATGACCATCAGAGTCCGGTAGTTAGCCGTCAATATGAACATGCAGCTGAACATCCACAGTCCAATGCTAGTCTCACTGGAGCGAGCAAGCTACCATTACAACACCAATTTGATAAAACTGCCAAAGCACAAGTATACGGTGCCGTGGGACGGCTTAATATGTTTCCAGAGTATGTGACTGTCCAGCTGGGCGTAAACGACTTCTACTCTTGTTGCAGCATCAAGGGTGAACCCGATTCCTTAATGGGTGAAGGACGGGGATTCTCCAAGAAAATAGCCGAACAAGTAGCCGCTGGTGCAGCTCTACAGAGCGACAAATGGAGGATACTGAgcgagaagaaaaagaaagcagcTGCAGCATTGTTTGGCGTTGATATACTAGAAGACACTACCGACGATCCAATGAAAACGGGCAACAAGAATGAAGTGGACCATTATAAACATTTCCAGCCTGAGCCAGAGCCCGAAGTTGAAAAACCTATTGTACACACGAGTTGTGACAAGACGGCAATGGGCAGATTGCAAGCACTTTTAGGGGAAGCTGGATTTATTCCGGAATACAAGACTAGAATGCTAGCCCCCAGCCATTTTTACAGTACATGTAATGTCAGAGGCACGAGTGTCTTGCTTGCTGAAGGCCATGGTCTGACTAAGTTAGTCTCTCAACAGATTGCAGCGGAAAATGCTATGTTTAACAGTTCTATCGACGAATTTTTGGAGGACTGA